A window from Hymenobacter volaticus encodes these proteins:
- a CDS encoding phage integrase SAM-like domain-containing protein: MYLVAIKLHTTNLNITPMATITVLTKDKNKSKEQPLWVMLRHGRVEVPVSVGLSIDPKKLRNGVVVGSEATHVNKLVGDIKRDLQQAYDLLVEEAVIPITREMIRAKYELVKSTRLAQEAKLRFMSQVELSEKREKAKVAVLSVEDLQLQLEEDERKLEEKRNRLLQIKGQAHDAFLGLLDTQDYGKGFDVVKEATRQALQDNKKYDLDYSQATAVFDGDETQAKEFHEQVQADQKDLFVVYVQKFLQEQKQDHAQATVYTYQSVIRAVNDYNPGLRIQDVSRVVLYDFQDHLIRKGSLNSTIEKIMSQVKGIMNYFQFDLNLSLSYKQYKFKLPKLENDILYFSLKQLEEFVAFTPAYRVPKRYKNAGQPAWERMKDQMIFMCATGLRFSDIYGDFREYLRTHRDGSQTLELYPQKTHKKEVKVIIQVTPMVRAILDRHNWKFAVVKDWYFRQLLRDFCSMLPSCQEEVTLYEYAGTTKRAVLNEDGKKPKFWELLGTHTGRRTWINFAFQSGWALPQIMGQSGHTDMKTLSIYASKASVEHGVRPLNFFNQEL; encoded by the coding sequence GTGTACCTTGTTGCCATCAAGCTCCACACTACCAACCTCAATATCACCCCGATGGCAACAATTACAGTCCTGACCAAGGACAAAAACAAGTCAAAAGAACAACCCCTGTGGGTGATGCTAAGACACGGCCGGGTCGAAGTACCCGTTAGCGTTGGATTATCGATAGACCCGAAGAAGCTCAGGAACGGTGTGGTGGTGGGGAGTGAAGCGACACACGTTAACAAGCTGGTTGGGGACATCAAGCGGGACTTACAACAAGCGTATGACCTCCTGGTGGAGGAAGCCGTTATCCCCATCACCCGCGAAATGATTCGGGCCAAATACGAACTGGTGAAGTCCACCCGGTTGGCCCAGGAAGCCAAGCTTCGGTTCATGTCCCAGGTGGAGCTTTCGGAAAAAAGAGAGAAGGCCAAGGTAGCCGTGCTTAGTGTCGAAGACCTGCAACTTCAATTGGAGGAAGATGAACGCAAGCTGGAAGAGAAGCGGAACCGGCTACTTCAAATCAAAGGACAAGCTCATGACGCCTTTCTGGGTTTGCTGGATACCCAGGACTACGGCAAAGGCTTTGACGTTGTGAAGGAAGCCACCCGGCAAGCCTTGCAGGATAACAAGAAGTACGACCTGGATTACTCGCAAGCTACTGCCGTGTTCGATGGAGACGAAACCCAAGCTAAGGAATTCCATGAGCAAGTCCAGGCTGACCAGAAAGACCTATTTGTTGTCTACGTCCAGAAGTTTCTACAAGAGCAAAAGCAAGACCACGCCCAGGCTACGGTATACACCTACCAGTCCGTCATCCGGGCAGTGAACGACTACAACCCTGGGTTGAGGATTCAAGATGTATCCAGAGTCGTTTTGTACGATTTTCAGGACCATCTTATCCGCAAGGGTTCCCTGAACTCTACCATTGAGAAGATAATGTCGCAGGTGAAGGGAATCATGAACTACTTCCAGTTCGATTTGAACCTGAGTCTAAGCTACAAGCAGTACAAGTTCAAGCTGCCAAAATTGGAAAACGACATCTTATACTTCTCCTTGAAGCAGCTTGAAGAGTTCGTGGCCTTCACACCTGCATATAGGGTTCCAAAAAGGTATAAGAATGCTGGTCAGCCAGCCTGGGAGCGCATGAAGGACCAGATGATTTTCATGTGTGCCACTGGGTTACGGTTCAGCGATATTTACGGAGACTTCCGTGAATACCTGCGGACCCACCGTGACGGTTCCCAGACCTTGGAGCTATATCCGCAGAAGACGCATAAGAAGGAAGTAAAGGTGATTATCCAGGTGACCCCGATGGTTCGCGCTATCTTGGACCGGCACAACTGGAAGTTCGCAGTCGTCAAGGACTGGTACTTCCGACAACTCCTGCGGGACTTCTGTTCGATGCTACCGTCCTGCCAAGAGGAAGTCACCCTGTACGAATACGCCGGGACCACCAAGCGGGCAGTGCTGAACGAAGATGGTAAGAAGCCCAAGTTCTGGGAGTTGTTGGGAACCCATACTGGACGCCGTACCTGGATAAACTTCGCTTTCCAAAGTGGGTGGGCGCTGCCTCAGATTATGGGTCAGAGCGGCCATACGGATATGAAAACGCTCAGTATCTACGCATCAAAAGCAAGTGTCGAACACGGTGTCCGGCCTCTGAACTTCTTCAATCAGGAGTTGTAA
- a CDS encoding PIN domain-containing protein produces MPLPNDLLPTLVHKAINRKKPFDSAGQQFRDAILWHTILEDASKNTRSLLYTYHLISNDASAFGDGKAGLHPELKEEARAVSPTAITYYSNMHKFITANYSPIQHITHEWLVSNINTGEVLSRIGDRIYSKTDKIIEFNRAHGEVFTYKSESVYLTFGTFSIVSHGVYTFSNGRVAVIVDIMGSCKHSGQAYVLTFPSDLANNTLIADTLKQVTTHLSYTVDVQFELQSDGSIVLGEVGDMSLSRWD; encoded by the coding sequence TTGCCCTTACCCAACGATTTGTTACCCACGTTGGTACACAAGGCCATTAATCGGAAGAAACCGTTCGATAGTGCTGGGCAGCAATTCCGGGACGCCATCCTATGGCACACTATACTTGAGGATGCTAGCAAAAACACCCGTAGCCTTCTCTACACATACCACTTAATCAGCAATGATGCTTCAGCGTTTGGAGACGGTAAGGCCGGTCTTCATCCGGAGTTGAAGGAGGAAGCAAGGGCCGTGTCACCGACTGCGATTACTTATTACAGTAACATGCATAAGTTCATAACAGCCAATTATAGCCCTATTCAGCATATTACCCACGAATGGCTTGTAAGCAACATAAACACAGGGGAGGTACTCAGTAGGATTGGTGACCGCATCTATAGCAAGACCGACAAGATAATTGAATTCAATAGAGCACACGGCGAAGTATTTACCTATAAGAGTGAATCGGTGTACTTGACATTTGGAACCTTTTCAATTGTGAGTCACGGGGTGTATACTTTCTCGAATGGGAGGGTTGCCGTAATTGTAGACATTATGGGTTCTTGTAAGCATTCAGGGCAGGCTTATGTATTAACCTTCCCATCGGATTTAGCGAACAACACCCTTATAGCGGATACCCTGAAGCAAGTCACTACCCATTTAAGCTATACTGTGGACGTACAATTCGAGCTTCAGAGTGATGGAAGTATTGTATTGGGTGAAGTTGGTGACATGTCACTATCACGTTGGGACTGA
- a CDS encoding transposase yields MAGESRSTQAAARQLGISPKLLYRWQQAQLVAEVGSEEVARAPEVRALRAQLKQAKQELDI; encoded by the coding sequence TTGGCTGGCGAGAGCCGCAGCACGCAGGCCGCGGCGCGGCAATTGGGCATTAGCCCCAAGCTGCTTTACCGCTGGCAGCAGGCCCAGCTCGTGGCCGAGGTGGGCAGTGAAGAAGTGGCGCGTGCCCCGGAGGTGCGCGCCCTGCGGGCCCAGCTCAAGCAGGCTAAGCAGGAGCTGGATATTTAA
- a CDS encoding integrase core domain-containing protein, with product MSRRGNSYDNAHAESFWSRFKAELLDGGYFPGLAEAKLEKLLCESSSCLRL from the coding sequence ATGAGCCGGAGGGGTAACAGCTATGATAACGCCCACGCCGAATCGTTTTGGAGCCGCTTCAAAGCCGAGCTGCTCGACGGCGGCTACTTCCCCGGCCTGGCCGAAGCCAAGCTTGAAAAACTACTATGTGAAAGCAGCTCTTGTCTCCGGCTCTAA